A window from Brachyhypopomus gauderio isolate BG-103 chromosome 6, BGAUD_0.2, whole genome shotgun sequence encodes these proteins:
- the polr3gla gene encoding RNA polymerase III subunit GL a isoform X2 has protein sequence MQFRPVPLHTGEEVDYMLALKQELRASSKNLPFHIRPGRLKKDVDRYSDKYQTVEPDHNTWNPDWSLLPKELCIKAPKLRKSKAKPLKHKVNPTAAKEELIQKLETLEKSEEKNQSDGEEDEEKKKTGEEEEESGEGEDFNEEEFEEETDYIMSYFDNGEDFGGDSDDNMDEATY, from the exons ATGCAGTTCAGGCCAGTACCTCTGCATACAGGGGAAGAAGTGGATTACATGCTGGCTCTTAAACAGGAACTGAGAGCTTCCAGCAAGAACCTACCATTCCACATTCGCCCAGGCAGACTaaagaaag ATGTGGACCGTTACTCGGATAAATATCAAACTGTAGAGCCAGATCACAACACGTGGAATCCAG ACTGGAGTCTACTCCCCAAAGAGCTGTGTATCAAGGCACCTAAGCTACGGAAATCGA AGGCCAaaccactgaaacacaaagtaaATCCCACTGCTGCTAAAGAAGAACTTATTCAAAAACTGGAG ACGCTTGAAAAGAGTGAAGAGAAAAACCAGTCGGATggagaggaggacgaggagaagaaaaagacaggagaggaggaagaagagtcTGGAGAAGGAGAAGACTTCAACGAAGAAGAATTTGAAGAG GAGACAGACTACATCATGTCTTACTTTGACAATGGTGAAGATTTTGGAGGGGATAGTGATGACAACATGGATGAAGCCACCTACTGA
- the polr3gla gene encoding RNA polymerase III subunit GL a isoform X1: protein MAGRGRGRSLFTFNVDSLGFGKGDTLPSSAHAPSPLFPPMQFRPVPLHTGEEVDYMLALKQELRASSKNLPFHIRPGRLKKDVDRYSDKYQTVEPDHNTWNPDWSLLPKELCIKAPKLRKSKAKPLKHKVNPTAAKEELIQKLETLEKSEEKNQSDGEEDEEKKKTGEEEEESGEGEDFNEEEFEEETDYIMSYFDNGEDFGGDSDDNMDEATY from the exons ATGGCAGGACGAGGCCGAGGGCGAAGCCTGTTCACCTTTAACGTGGACTCTCTAGGGTTCGGGAAAGGAGACACGCTACCTTCTAGTGCGCATGCCCCATCCCCACTTTTCCCT CCTATGCAGTTCAGGCCAGTACCTCTGCATACAGGGGAAGAAGTGGATTACATGCTGGCTCTTAAACAGGAACTGAGAGCTTCCAGCAAGAACCTACCATTCCACATTCGCCCAGGCAGACTaaagaaag ATGTGGACCGTTACTCGGATAAATATCAAACTGTAGAGCCAGATCACAACACGTGGAATCCAG ACTGGAGTCTACTCCCCAAAGAGCTGTGTATCAAGGCACCTAAGCTACGGAAATCGA AGGCCAaaccactgaaacacaaagtaaATCCCACTGCTGCTAAAGAAGAACTTATTCAAAAACTGGAG ACGCTTGAAAAGAGTGAAGAGAAAAACCAGTCGGATggagaggaggacgaggagaagaaaaagacaggagaggaggaagaagagtcTGGAGAAGGAGAAGACTTCAACGAAGAAGAATTTGAAGAG GAGACAGACTACATCATGTCTTACTTTGACAATGGTGAAGATTTTGGAGGGGATAGTGATGACAACATGGATGAAGCCACCTACTGA
- the LOC143516196 gene encoding uncharacterized protein LOC143516196, translating into METSKNVRTEDMYETLKQPPVVKNSHSTHASWMDRKLQTLLIFNTLLMIIILIVTGFLAATHLQRSGSALELNDNRELWHLYEGVYYLIWDAKGNCAEAEKFCQQKNSEIGNMTDTNKNWFLSVSQSKKLWINMSQIGHKTLDETFYQCPCCHGDMMDLTVPESEEMQGWVCERRQEDMGSARCEVKVPGPRGPAGARGSPGVIGPPGPDGLPGLPGPRGPPGRPGPDN; encoded by the exons ATGGAGACATCTAAGAATGTGAGGACTGAGGACATGTATGAGACCCTAAAGCAGCCTCCTGTAGTGAAGAACTCACATTCAACACATG CATCATGGATGGATAGAAAGCTACAGACACTGCTGATTTTCAACACTCTTTTAATGATCATCATACTGATCGTAACTGGATTTCTCG CTGCAACACACCTGCAAAGAAGTGGCTCAG cTTTGGAATTAAATGACAATAGAGAGTTGTGGCATCTCTATGAAGGCGTGTACTATCTAATCTGGGACGCTAAAGGGAACTGTGCCGAGGCTGAGAAATTCTGTCAACAGAAAAACTCAGAAATTGGGAACATGACAGACACAAACAAG AACTGGTTTCTATCAGTGTCACAAAGCAAGAAGCTGTGGATAAATATG AGTCAAATCGGACATAAAACCTTGGATGAGACGTTCTATCAGTGTCCATGTTGtcatggtgatatgatggaccTCACAGTGCCAGAATCAGAAGAAATGCAGGGCTGGGTGTGTGAAAGAAGACAAGAGGATATGGGATCTGCTCGATGTGAAGTTAAAGTACCTGGTCCTCGTGGTCCCGCTGGTGCTAGAGGCTCACCTGGAGTGATCGGGCCTCCTGGACCAGATGGGCTTCCTGGACTGCCGGGGCCTCGTGGACCACCTGGGCGTCCTGGACCAGATAATTAG